In Acidobacteriota bacterium, a single genomic region encodes these proteins:
- the ndk gene encoding nucleoside-diphosphate kinase: MERTLSIVKPDGVGQKVIGEVIRRFEANGLKILGLKMVHMSKREAEGFYVVHKDKPFYGSLTDFMSSGPAVIMALEGEDAIRKVRDIMGPTDSTKAPKGTIRGDYGFSIEKNIIHGSDSPESAKFEIPYFFNALELFDR, from the coding sequence GTGGAGAGAACGCTATCGATCGTGAAGCCAGATGGTGTCGGACAGAAAGTCATCGGAGAGGTCATCAGACGCTTCGAGGCGAATGGCCTTAAAATCCTCGGATTGAAGATGGTGCACATGAGCAAGAGAGAAGCGGAAGGCTTCTACGTTGTGCACAAAGACAAACCGTTCTATGGTTCGCTGACGGATTTCATGTCGTCTGGTCCCGCCGTTATAATGGCGCTGGAAGGGGAGGATGCCATAAGAAAGGTCCGGGACATCATGGGTCCGACTGATTCGACGAAGGCTCCAAAGGGAACCATAAGGGGTGATTACGGTTTCTCCATCGAGAAGAACATCATCCATGGCTCTGATTCACCGGAATCTGCGAAATTCGAGATCCCTTACTTCTTCAATGCCCTCGAACTCTTTGATCGATGA
- a CDS encoding ABC transporter ATP-binding protein, which translates to MKDLLRFLKYVHPYKWNLIWASVLLMLSGFLMAAFVAFIRPLYSEVLGAKIAPSEQQGSVAIVIEEKSPQSRVPSSGLETSGTSSREAEGNKDAAAHKPRTLIGKKDIMQSLEKYLPMEKLRVYTKKRAFIEVPLFIVLLFLIKVLLGYFGQYLTLNVGLKTIMDLKNDLYSSIQNQSLKFFTMNPTGIIMSRIVSDVERMNKIVSMHLADSIRLLFTLIFVTIFVFYVSWQLSVFCFVALPLAIFPIVKFGQRMKRASRKSQERMGEISSILNEGIGGIKIVKSFGMEDFEKARFREALRRMLRVDRKIAKTVALAPNVMELIGAVVGVLLFWWAGYQISHMRLHPGDFLSFLVGAGVIFMSVKKLNVVNNEIQQAAAAAARVFEMMDTGIDIKEKTDAISLSPFQHEISFRNVSFSYGDEEVLKNIDLTVKKGEMVALVGSSGAGKTTLVNLIPRFYDVTGGAIQIDGHDVCDVTIKSLRDQIGIVSQETILFNDTVKNNIAYGRPETSLDEVVRVARIANAHDFIMKLPQQYDTVLGERGERLSAGQRQRITIARALLKNPPILIMDEATSALDTASEAQVQAALNVLMQGRTSIVIAHRLSTVRKAHCIYVLDSARIVERGTHWELIEMNGVYAKLHAIQFRED; encoded by the coding sequence ATGAAAGACCTGCTTCGCTTTCTGAAATATGTCCACCCTTACAAGTGGAATCTCATCTGGGCTTCAGTCCTTCTCATGCTCTCCGGTTTCCTCATGGCCGCCTTCGTGGCCTTCATCAGGCCTCTCTACAGCGAGGTTCTCGGAGCGAAAATTGCCCCTTCCGAGCAGCAAGGGTCCGTTGCGATTGTGATTGAAGAAAAGAGCCCGCAATCCAGGGTGCCATCATCCGGGCTGGAGACATCTGGAACTTCCTCAAGGGAGGCTGAGGGAAACAAGGACGCCGCTGCTCACAAACCCAGAACACTTATCGGGAAGAAAGATATCATGCAGTCCCTCGAGAAATATCTCCCGATGGAAAAATTGAGAGTCTACACGAAGAAGAGGGCGTTCATCGAAGTGCCCCTTTTTATAGTCCTCCTCTTCCTCATCAAGGTACTGCTTGGATATTTCGGCCAGTATCTTACCCTGAACGTTGGCTTAAAAACCATTATGGACCTGAAGAACGATCTTTACAGTTCCATTCAGAACCAGTCGCTTAAGTTTTTCACCATGAATCCCACCGGGATCATCATGTCTCGGATAGTCAGCGACGTGGAGAGGATGAATAAGATCGTCTCGATGCACCTCGCCGATTCCATCCGGCTGCTCTTCACGCTTATCTTCGTGACCATCTTCGTCTTCTATGTCTCCTGGCAGCTCTCCGTATTTTGCTTCGTGGCCCTTCCGCTGGCCATATTTCCCATCGTGAAGTTCGGACAGAGAATGAAGAGAGCGAGCAGGAAGAGCCAGGAGAGGATGGGTGAGATCTCGAGTATCCTTAACGAGGGGATCGGTGGGATAAAGATCGTGAAGAGCTTCGGGATGGAGGATTTCGAAAAGGCTCGCTTTCGGGAGGCGTTGAGGAGAATGCTCCGGGTGGACAGAAAGATCGCGAAAACGGTGGCTCTGGCGCCCAACGTCATGGAACTCATCGGAGCAGTCGTGGGAGTCCTTCTCTTCTGGTGGGCAGGTTATCAGATCTCCCACATGAGGCTTCACCCGGGGGATTTCCTGTCCTTCCTCGTAGGAGCCGGTGTCATCTTCATGAGCGTCAAGAAACTCAACGTTGTAAACAACGAGATACAGCAGGCCGCCGCTGCCGCCGCGCGTGTCTTCGAAATGATGGATACCGGGATCGACATCAAAGAGAAAACGGATGCCATTTCTCTTTCCCCTTTCCAGCATGAGATCTCCTTCAGGAATGTCAGTTTTTCTTACGGCGACGAAGAGGTCCTGAAGAACATCGATTTGACAGTGAAGAAGGGCGAGATGGTTGCCCTCGTTGGCTCCTCTGGCGCGGGAAAGACGACGCTTGTCAATCTCATCCCGAGGTTCTACGACGTAACCGGTGGTGCCATCCAGATAGATGGGCACGATGTTTGTGACGTGACGATCAAATCGCTAAGAGACCAGATCGGGATCGTATCTCAGGAAACGATCCTCTTCAACGATACGGTGAAAAACAACATCGCCTACGGTCGCCCCGAGACGTCACTCGATGAAGTGGTCAGGGTTGCCAGGATCGCAAACGCTCATGATTTCATAATGAAACTGCCCCAGCAGTACGATACGGTTCTTGGTGAGCGAGGGGAGCGTCTCTCAGCAGGACAGCGGCAGCGGATCACAATTGCCAGGGCTCTCTTGAAGAACCCTCCCATACTCATCATGGATGAGGCGACCTCGGCTCTCGACACGGCTTCGGAGGCCCAGGTCCAGGCCGCCCTGAATGTTCTTATGCAGGGCAGGACCTCGATAGTCATAGCGCACAGACTCTCCACAGTACGCAAGGCCCACTGCATTTACGTCCTTGACAGCGCGCGGATCGTCGAGAGAGGAACGCACTGGGAACTAATCGAGATGAATGGAGTTTACGCGAAGCTCCACGCCATCCAGTTCCGCGAGGACTGA